From one Peromyscus maniculatus bairdii isolate BWxNUB_F1_BW_parent chromosome 17, HU_Pman_BW_mat_3.1, whole genome shotgun sequence genomic stretch:
- the Cherp gene encoding calcium homeostasis endoplasmic reticulum protein isoform X1, with translation MEMPLPPDDQELRNVIDKLAQFVARNGPEFEKMTMEKQKDNPKFSFLFGGEFYSYYKCKLALEQQQLICKQQAPELEPTSAMPPLPQPPLAPTAPLTPAQGTPSMDELIQQSQWSLQQQEQHLLALRQEQVTAAVAHAVEQQMQKLLEETQLDMSEFDNLLQPIIDTCTKDAISAGKNWMFSNAKSPPHCELMAGHLRNRITADGAHFELRLHLIYLINDVLHHWALTRGRSLPHSQRKQARELLAALQKVVVPIYCTSFLAVEEDKQQKIARLLQLWEKNGYFDDSIIQQLQSPALGLGQYQATLISEYSAVVQPVQLAFQQQIQSLKTQHEEFVSSLAQQQQQQQQQQQQPQPQPQPQIQLPQMEAEVKATPPPPAPPPAPAPAPTIPPTTQPDDNKPPIQMPGSSDYDASAGVQDPAAAGPRGPGPHEQIPPNKPPWFDQPHPVAPWGQQQPPEQPPYPHHQGGPPHCPPWNNSHEGMWGEQRGDPGWNGQRDAPWNNQPDPNWNNQFEGPWNNQHEPPPWGGAQREPPFRMQRPPHFRGPFPPHQQHPQFNQPPHPHNFNRFPPRFMQDDFPPRHPFERPPYPHRFDYPQGDFPTEMGPPHHHPGHRMPHPGINEHPPWAGPQHPDFGPPPHGFNGQPPHMRRQGPPHINHDDPSLVPNVPYFDLPAGLMAPLVKLEDHEYKPLDPKDIRLPPPMPPSERLLAAVEAFYSPPSHDRPRNSEGWEQNGLYEFFRAKMRARRRKGQEKRNSGPSRSRSRSKSRGRSSSRSSSRSSKSSRSSSRSRSRSRSRSSSRSRSRSRSRSRSSRSRSRSRSRSRSKSYSPGRRRRSRSRSPTPPSAAGLGSNSAPPIPDSRLGEENKGHQMLVKMGWSGSGGLGAKEQGIQDPIKGGDVRDKWDQYKGVGVALDDPYENYRRNKSYSFIARMKARDEFSTFGARKEEKED, from the exons TCATCTGCAAGCAGCAGGCCCCAGAGCTGGAGCCAACCTCAGCCATGCCCCCCCTGCCACAACCTCCGCTGGCTCCCACGGCACCCCTCACTCCGGCCCAGGGCACCCCATCAATGGACGAGCTCATCCAGCAGAGCCAGTGGAGTctccagcagcaggagcagcaccTGCTGGCCCTGCGCCAG GAGCAAGTGACTGCAGCTGTGGCGCATGCAGTGGAGCAGCAGATGCAGAAGCTGCTGGAAGAGACGCAGCTGGACATGAGCGAGTTCGACAACCTGCTACAGCCCATCATTGACACCTGCACTAAGGATGCCATCTCG GCTGGGAAGAACTGGATGTTCAGCAATGCCAAGTCCCCACCACACTGCGAGCTGATGGCAGGCCACCTGCGCAACCGCATCACTGCCGATGGAGCACACTTCGAGCTGCGGCTGCACCTCATCTATCTGATCAACGACGTGCTGCATCACTG GGCCCTGACGCGCGGAAGGTCTCTCCCTCACAGCCAGCGCAAGCAGGCCCGGGAGCTGCTGGCTGCCCTGCAGAAGGTGGTGGTGCCTATCTACTGCAccagcttcctggctgtggaggaGGACAAGCAGCAGAAGATTGCCCGG ctcctgcagcTCTGGGAGAAGAACGGCTACTTTGATGATTCCATCATTCAGCAGCTGCAGAGCCCCGCCCTGGGACTTGGCCAGTATCAG GCCACTCTCATCAGTGAGTACTCCGCAGTGGTGCAGCCTGTGCAGCTGGCTTTCCAGCAGCAGATCCAGAGCCTCAAGACACAGCATGAGGAGTTTGTCAGCAGcctggcccagcagcagcagcagcagcagcagcagcaacagcagccgcagccgcagccacAGCCACAGATTCAGCTGCCTCAGATGGAAGCAGAAGTGAAGGCCACACCCCCACCACCAGCACCGCCCCCAGCCCCAGCACCTGCTCCCACTATCCCACCAACTACCCAGCCAG ATGACAACAAGCCTCCCATCCAGATGCCTGGCTCTTCGGATTACGATGCCTCGGCAGGTGTCCAGGATCCTGCAGCTGCTGGCCCTCGGGGTCCTGGCCCCCATGAGCAGATCCCGCCAAACAAGCCCCCGTGGTTTGATCAGCCTCATCCTGTTGCTCCTTGGGGTCAACAGCAG CCACCAGAGCAGCCCCCATACCCACACCACCAAGGTGGACCACCCCACTGTCCACCCTGGAACAACAGCCATGAGGGCATGTGGGGTGAGCAGCGTGGGGACCCTGGCTGGAATGGCCAGCGAGATGCTCCCTGGAACAACCAGCCAGACCCCAATTGGAATAACCAGTTTGAAGGACCATGGAACAAtcagcatgagccaccaccctgGGGTGGTGCCCAGCGTGAGCCACCTTTCCGGATGCAGCGGCCCCCCCACTTCCGTGGGCCCTTCCCACCCCACCAGCAGCACCCACAGTTCAACCAGCCTCCACACCCCCACAACTTCAACCGATTCCCGCCCCGCTTCATGCAGGATGACTTCCCCCCTCGTCACCCTTTTGAGCGGCCACCCTACCCTCACCGCTTCGACTATCCCCAAGGAGACTTCCCCACAG AGATGGGACCCCCTCATCACCACCCTGGCCACCGCATGCCACACCCTGGGATCAATGAGCATCCGCCCTGGGCTGGGCCCCAGCACCCTGACTTTGGCCCTCCTCCCCACGGCTTCAATGGCCAGCCTCCCCACATGCGGCGACAGGGCCCACCTCACATCAACCATGATGACCCCAGCCTGGTCCCCAATGTGCCCTACTTCGATCTTCCAGCGGGGTTAATGGCTCCCCTTGTGAAG CTGGAGGACCATGAATACAAGCCTCTGGACCCCAAAGATATCCGCCTACCTCCCCCCATGCCACCCAGCGAGAGGCTGCTCGCAGCCGTGGAGGCCTTCTACAGCCCACCCTCCCACGACAGGCCGAGGAACAG CGAGGGCTGGGAGCAGAACGGCCTCTATGAGTTCTTCCGAGCCAAGATGCGGGCGCGGCGGCGCAAGGGCCAGGAGAAAAGGAACAG TGGCCCCTCCAGGTCACGCAGCAGGTCCAAGAGCCGAGGCCGCTCATCATCGCGCTCCAGCTCCCGCTCCTCCAAGTCTTCACGCTCCTCCTCACGCTCCCGCTCCAGGTCCCGGTCCCGCTCCTCCTCCCGCTCCAGGTCCAG AAGCCGCAGCCGGTCACGCTCCTCCAGAAGCCGCTCGAGGTCCAGGTCTAGATCCAGGTCCAAGTCATACTCCCCTGGGAGGCGGCGCCGCTCCAGGTCCAGGAGCCCCACCCCACC CTCTGCAGCTGGCCTGGGTTCTAATTCAGCACCTCCCATCCCAGACTCAAGACTCGGAGAAGAGAACAAAGGCCATCAGATGCTGGTGAAGATGG GTTGGAGTGGGTCTGGTGGCCTCGGAGCAAAGGAGCAGGGCATCCAGGACCCCATTAAGGGCGGTGATGTCCGGGATAAGTGGGACCAGTACAAGGGCGTGGGCGTGGCCTTGGACGACCCTTACGAGAATTACCGCCGCAACAAGAGCTACTCTTTCATTGCCCGGATGAAGGCCCGCGACGAAT TCTCCACGTTTGGGGCgcggaaggaagagaaagaagactgA
- the Cherp gene encoding calcium homeostasis endoplasmic reticulum protein isoform X2 has translation MEMPLPPDDQELRNVIDKLAQFVARNGPEFEKMTMEKQKDNPKFSFLFGGEFYSYYKCKLALEQQQLICKQQAPELEPTSAMPPLPQPPLAPTAPLTPAQGTPSMDELIQQSQWSLQQQEQHLLALRQEQVTAAVAHAVEQQMQKLLEETQLDMSEFDNLLQPIIDTCTKDAISAGKNWMFSNAKSPPHCELMAGHLRNRITADGAHFELRLHLIYLINDVLHHCQRKQARELLAALQKVVVPIYCTSFLAVEEDKQQKIARLLQLWEKNGYFDDSIIQQLQSPALGLGQYQATLISEYSAVVQPVQLAFQQQIQSLKTQHEEFVSSLAQQQQQQQQQQQQPQPQPQPQIQLPQMEAEVKATPPPPAPPPAPAPAPTIPPTTQPDDNKPPIQMPGSSDYDASAGVQDPAAAGPRGPGPHEQIPPNKPPWFDQPHPVAPWGQQQPPEQPPYPHHQGGPPHCPPWNNSHEGMWGEQRGDPGWNGQRDAPWNNQPDPNWNNQFEGPWNNQHEPPPWGGAQREPPFRMQRPPHFRGPFPPHQQHPQFNQPPHPHNFNRFPPRFMQDDFPPRHPFERPPYPHRFDYPQGDFPTEMGPPHHHPGHRMPHPGINEHPPWAGPQHPDFGPPPHGFNGQPPHMRRQGPPHINHDDPSLVPNVPYFDLPAGLMAPLVKLEDHEYKPLDPKDIRLPPPMPPSERLLAAVEAFYSPPSHDRPRNSEGWEQNGLYEFFRAKMRARRRKGQEKRNSGPSRSRSRSKSRGRSSSRSSSRSSKSSRSSSRSRSRSRSRSSSRSRSRSRSRSRSSRSRSRSRSRSRSKSYSPGRRRRSRSRSPTPPSAAGLGSNSAPPIPDSRLGEENKGHQMLVKMGWSGSGGLGAKEQGIQDPIKGGDVRDKWDQYKGVGVALDDPYENYRRNKSYSFIARMKARDEFSTFGARKEEKED, from the exons TCATCTGCAAGCAGCAGGCCCCAGAGCTGGAGCCAACCTCAGCCATGCCCCCCCTGCCACAACCTCCGCTGGCTCCCACGGCACCCCTCACTCCGGCCCAGGGCACCCCATCAATGGACGAGCTCATCCAGCAGAGCCAGTGGAGTctccagcagcaggagcagcaccTGCTGGCCCTGCGCCAG GAGCAAGTGACTGCAGCTGTGGCGCATGCAGTGGAGCAGCAGATGCAGAAGCTGCTGGAAGAGACGCAGCTGGACATGAGCGAGTTCGACAACCTGCTACAGCCCATCATTGACACCTGCACTAAGGATGCCATCTCG GCTGGGAAGAACTGGATGTTCAGCAATGCCAAGTCCCCACCACACTGCGAGCTGATGGCAGGCCACCTGCGCAACCGCATCACTGCCGATGGAGCACACTTCGAGCTGCGGCTGCACCTCATCTATCTGATCAACGACGTGCTGCATCACTG CCAGCGCAAGCAGGCCCGGGAGCTGCTGGCTGCCCTGCAGAAGGTGGTGGTGCCTATCTACTGCAccagcttcctggctgtggaggaGGACAAGCAGCAGAAGATTGCCCGG ctcctgcagcTCTGGGAGAAGAACGGCTACTTTGATGATTCCATCATTCAGCAGCTGCAGAGCCCCGCCCTGGGACTTGGCCAGTATCAG GCCACTCTCATCAGTGAGTACTCCGCAGTGGTGCAGCCTGTGCAGCTGGCTTTCCAGCAGCAGATCCAGAGCCTCAAGACACAGCATGAGGAGTTTGTCAGCAGcctggcccagcagcagcagcagcagcagcagcagcaacagcagccgcagccgcagccacAGCCACAGATTCAGCTGCCTCAGATGGAAGCAGAAGTGAAGGCCACACCCCCACCACCAGCACCGCCCCCAGCCCCAGCACCTGCTCCCACTATCCCACCAACTACCCAGCCAG ATGACAACAAGCCTCCCATCCAGATGCCTGGCTCTTCGGATTACGATGCCTCGGCAGGTGTCCAGGATCCTGCAGCTGCTGGCCCTCGGGGTCCTGGCCCCCATGAGCAGATCCCGCCAAACAAGCCCCCGTGGTTTGATCAGCCTCATCCTGTTGCTCCTTGGGGTCAACAGCAG CCACCAGAGCAGCCCCCATACCCACACCACCAAGGTGGACCACCCCACTGTCCACCCTGGAACAACAGCCATGAGGGCATGTGGGGTGAGCAGCGTGGGGACCCTGGCTGGAATGGCCAGCGAGATGCTCCCTGGAACAACCAGCCAGACCCCAATTGGAATAACCAGTTTGAAGGACCATGGAACAAtcagcatgagccaccaccctgGGGTGGTGCCCAGCGTGAGCCACCTTTCCGGATGCAGCGGCCCCCCCACTTCCGTGGGCCCTTCCCACCCCACCAGCAGCACCCACAGTTCAACCAGCCTCCACACCCCCACAACTTCAACCGATTCCCGCCCCGCTTCATGCAGGATGACTTCCCCCCTCGTCACCCTTTTGAGCGGCCACCCTACCCTCACCGCTTCGACTATCCCCAAGGAGACTTCCCCACAG AGATGGGACCCCCTCATCACCACCCTGGCCACCGCATGCCACACCCTGGGATCAATGAGCATCCGCCCTGGGCTGGGCCCCAGCACCCTGACTTTGGCCCTCCTCCCCACGGCTTCAATGGCCAGCCTCCCCACATGCGGCGACAGGGCCCACCTCACATCAACCATGATGACCCCAGCCTGGTCCCCAATGTGCCCTACTTCGATCTTCCAGCGGGGTTAATGGCTCCCCTTGTGAAG CTGGAGGACCATGAATACAAGCCTCTGGACCCCAAAGATATCCGCCTACCTCCCCCCATGCCACCCAGCGAGAGGCTGCTCGCAGCCGTGGAGGCCTTCTACAGCCCACCCTCCCACGACAGGCCGAGGAACAG CGAGGGCTGGGAGCAGAACGGCCTCTATGAGTTCTTCCGAGCCAAGATGCGGGCGCGGCGGCGCAAGGGCCAGGAGAAAAGGAACAG TGGCCCCTCCAGGTCACGCAGCAGGTCCAAGAGCCGAGGCCGCTCATCATCGCGCTCCAGCTCCCGCTCCTCCAAGTCTTCACGCTCCTCCTCACGCTCCCGCTCCAGGTCCCGGTCCCGCTCCTCCTCCCGCTCCAGGTCCAG AAGCCGCAGCCGGTCACGCTCCTCCAGAAGCCGCTCGAGGTCCAGGTCTAGATCCAGGTCCAAGTCATACTCCCCTGGGAGGCGGCGCCGCTCCAGGTCCAGGAGCCCCACCCCACC CTCTGCAGCTGGCCTGGGTTCTAATTCAGCACCTCCCATCCCAGACTCAAGACTCGGAGAAGAGAACAAAGGCCATCAGATGCTGGTGAAGATGG GTTGGAGTGGGTCTGGTGGCCTCGGAGCAAAGGAGCAGGGCATCCAGGACCCCATTAAGGGCGGTGATGTCCGGGATAAGTGGGACCAGTACAAGGGCGTGGGCGTGGCCTTGGACGACCCTTACGAGAATTACCGCCGCAACAAGAGCTACTCTTTCATTGCCCGGATGAAGGCCCGCGACGAAT TCTCCACGTTTGGGGCgcggaaggaagagaaagaagactgA